A region from the Corylus avellana chromosome ca7, CavTom2PMs-1.0 genome encodes:
- the LOC132186629 gene encoding uncharacterized protein LOC132186629, protein MEYNGLWQLIGQSGSKFRGVMGKTVRSGAFLRISKDWLKTQFYILPSLDIAAIKKDAFCDMGDKLRRWRHDLRKKLLIQRGDTPATVKQRTCQLLVGYNRADVDTLLEKWCDPTYQDYAQHMREIRARNKTPHCTGSKSLARLCNEELITTGKGLTRAQAYIKTHRKKDGTYLNREVEERVVRMEELLENDPAELIDAHHGTIRWAPNDAYAQAHNSKPKYAGHVRGVSKNILPAHGYIHSCYKPSSQNPKSSNVPQMIERAFEVERKQHRIHMAAHLT, encoded by the exons ATGGAGTATAATGGATTGTGGCAGCTAATAGGACAAAGCGGGTCAAAATTTAGAGGGGTGATGGGCAAGACTGTTAGGAGCGGGGCTTTCCTTAGGATATCCAAGGACTGGTTGAAG ACGCAGTTCTATATCCTGCCTAGCTTGGACATTGCGGCGATCAAGAAGGATGCATTTTGTGACATGGGCGACAAGCTGAGGCGTTGGAGACATGACTTGAGAAAGAAACTCCTTATTCAGCGCGGTGACACGCCTGCGACAGTGAAGCAGAGGACGTGCCAGCTCCTTGTAGGGTACAACCGCGCAGATGTGGATACATTGTTGGAGAAATGGTGCGATCCAACGTATCAA GACTATGCTCAGCATATGAGAGAAATACGAGCCAGGAATAAGACACCACATTGCACCGGCTCGAAGAGTTTGGCAAGGTTATGCAATGAGGAG CTAATTACTACGGGCAAGGGTCTTACGCGAGCGCAAGCTTACATCAAAACCCACCGAAAGAAAGACGGTACCTACCTAAATCGGGAGGTCGAAGAGAGAGTT GTGAGGATGGAGGAGCTATTGGAAAACGATCCTGCAGAGTTGATAGACGCTCATCATGGGACTATTCGGTGGGCACCGAACGATGCATACGCCCAGGCGCACAACTCTAAGCCTAAATATGCTGGTCATGTTCGGGGGGTTAGTAAGAATATTCTCCCTGCGCACGGCTACATCCACTCTTGTTATAAACCATCCTCACAGAACCCCAAAAGCTCGAATGTCCCGCAAATGATTGAAAGAGCATTCGAAGTTGAAAGAAAGCAACACAGGATACATATGGCTGCACATTTGACCTAG
- the LOC132186630 gene encoding uncharacterized protein LOC132186630 — MATIPKSIYHSERPIRAPVEGAHLNCSTADAGESGEQGRNTHSLLRDLFDMHEVRKDNCEHQVEVQGEEEHIVHDEVDECDVQKYEYLLKNADKPLHEKTKHKKLSATVHLYNLKYVGGVSNMIFLSFLNFMNQLLPVDDGALPIDTYEGNKDLDLCVKCGESKWNDEIHLDEDGQPITSSKRRLVKVLQWFLIIPQLQRLFMSQHTVPHMRWHANGRTKDCVLRHPVDGSSSPGMDIDVYLQPLIEELHKLWNIGVQTFDISLKKNFMLRAQLMWTINDFPAYENLSGWPTGGGKAYPCCMHATKFRRLEHENKFRFMGHRRYLPMDHAWRWNKRTFDGNQELECAPNMPGADEILKQLEEMVFGDESAEKNVMDNIIGTLLGIKGKTKDNLEARKDLQEMGLRPKLHLFTKDEIIYMPPAYHTMSNEDKN, encoded by the exons ATGGCCACAATACCAAAATCTATTTATCACAGCGAGAGGCCTATAAGAGCTCCAGTTGAAGGCGCTCATTTGAACTGTTCAACCGCAGATGCGGGTGAAAGCGGAGAACAGGGTAGAAATACGCATAGCCTGTTGCGTGATTTATTTGACATGCACGAAGTCAGGAAAGACAATTGTGAGCATCAGGTCGAGGTACAAGGTGAGGAAGAACACATTGTGCATGATGAAGTGGATGAATGTGACGTACAAAAGTACGAGTACTTACTTAAAAATGCAGACAAGCCGCTTCATGAGAAGACGAAACACAAAAAActgagtgctactgtacattTGTATAACTTGAAGTAtgtgggtggagttagtaaTATGATATTCTTGTCTTTCCTAAATTTCATGAATCAGTTGCTTCCTGTAGATGATGGGGCTTTGCCAATtgatacatatgag ggcaataaggatTTAGATTTATGTGTTAAATGTGGAGAATCTAAATGGAATGATGAAATCCATTTAGACGAGGATGGGCAGCCCATAACATCGAGTAAGCGACGTCTAGTGAAGGTGTTGCAGTGGTTTCTAATCATACCACAATTACAGAGGCTGTTTATGTCGCAGCATACCGTGCCTCATATGAGATGGCATGCAAACGGCCGCACAAAAGATTGTGTATTAAGGCATCCGGTCGATG GttcaagttcacctggaatggatatagatgtttaCCTGCAACCTTTAATTGAAGAATTACATAAATTATGGAATATAGGAGTACAAACATTTGATATCTCactgaaaaagaattttatgctcAGAGcacagttgatgtggacaattaatgacttccccgCATACGAAAACTTGTCCGGGTGGCCTACTGGGGGTGGAAAGGCATACCCTTGCTGTATGCATGCAACAAAGTTTAGACGGTTAGAACACGAAAATAAATTTCgctttatggggcataggcgatacttgcccatggatcatgcGTGGAGGTGGAACAAAAGAACTTTTGACGGTaaccaagaactagaatgtgcccccaaTATGCCAGGTGCAGATGAAATTCTAAAACAGTTAGAAGAgatggtatttggggatgagagcgCCG agaaaaatgtgatggacaacataatAGGCACACTACTGGGCATCaaagggaaaacgaaggacaaccttgAAGCGcgtaaagacttgcaagaaatgggtttgagacctAAACTTCATCTGTTCACGAAAGATGAGATAATCTATATGCCCCCAGCTTAccacacgatgtccaatgaAGATAAAAACTAG